AGGAGCGAGGTTTTCATTGGTCCTAATTTGGCTCCAGAAACGGCCAATAAAATCGAGAGTCGTTAGTGTTACGTAGGTTTTGCTGAAAACGCAAGGTCCTTACATGGACCAATGAAAGCGAAGGACTTTTTGAGCCCTAATTTGCATAAGGTGGTTATAAAAGGATCAGGCCCGCCCATCCCCTTAATTCTTCCCCTGGCTGAGCCCTGTTGGCTCCGTGTGTTACCATGCCTGAACCTGCCAAGTCCGCTCCGGCCCCCAAGAAGGGCTCCAAGAAAGCCGTCACCAAGGCCCAGAAGAAGGACGGCAAGAAGCGCAAGCGCAGCCGCAAGGAGAGCTACTCCATCTACGTGTACAAGGTGCTGAAGCAGGTGCACCCCGACACGGGCATCTCGTCCAAGGCCATGGGCATCATGAACTCGTTCGTCAACGACATCTTCGAGCGCATCGCCGGCGAAGCGTCCCGCCTGGCGCACTACAACAAGCGCTCGACCATCACGTCGCGGGAGATCCAGACGGCCGTGCGCCTGCTGTTGCCCGGGGAGCTGGCCAAGCACGCCGTGTCCGAGGGCACCAAGGCGGTCACCAAGTACACCAGCTCCAAATGAGTCCTGCC
This genomic interval from Urocitellus parryii isolate mUroPar1 chromosome 11, mUroPar1.hap1, whole genome shotgun sequence contains the following:
- the H2bc21 gene encoding histone H2B type 2-E, with translation MPEPAKSAPAPKKGSKKAVTKAQKKDGKKRKRSRKESYSIYVYKVLKQVHPDTGISSKAMGIMNSFVNDIFERIAGEASRLAHYNKRSTITSREIQTAVRLLLPGELAKHAVSEGTKAVTKYTSSK